In Bifidobacterium sp. ESL0775, the following are encoded in one genomic region:
- the pta gene encoding phosphate acetyltransferase, whose amino-acid sequence MANEVIYIASPEGKNGRNVVAYGVVKALAAQGKTAVFRPVACKKETFTDELLKAANAGQSIDQVRAVCPKCARKDKSAARGDIVAAYSAELERTNPDSMVIVGSDGSAIFDPEAFTFNAEIASDLKAKTFLAICTIPRNGEQVKATVDTCTAEVEKAGGKVAGIFVTGCTDEKAADAKEALKDSPVPVWTIPAVDFSSDSDPDAANKAAKAFADNAPADEVVAAARTPFDAPTTPYAFQNELLAKAKAGKKTIVLPEGSEDRIIKAADYLLQRDIVKLIIVGDKEAILARGKELGLNSLSKAAYQPMDDEEVLKPMVAKLCELRAKKGMTEEQARKQLTDPSYFGTMLVVLGKADGLVSGSINSTANTVRPALQVIKTKPGASLVSGAFLMCFKDHVAVFADCAINLNPNAEQLADIAIQSADTARAFGVDPKVGMLCYSTLGSGKGPDVDLVEEATKLVHEKAPDLPAVGSIQFDAAWSPTVAATKAKGNDVAGHVNVFVFPSLAAGNIAYKAVQRTSGATAIGPVLQGLNKPVNDLSRGALVEDIINTVALTAVEAQQ is encoded by the coding sequence GTGGCAAACGAAGTCATTTATATCGCCAGTCCTGAAGGCAAGAACGGCCGCAATGTTGTGGCCTACGGCGTGGTGAAAGCCCTGGCGGCCCAAGGCAAGACGGCGGTGTTCCGTCCGGTGGCCTGCAAGAAGGAGACCTTCACCGACGAGCTGCTCAAGGCGGCCAACGCCGGCCAGTCCATCGACCAGGTTCGCGCCGTGTGCCCCAAGTGCGCGCGAAAAGACAAGAGCGCGGCCCGCGGTGACATCGTCGCGGCCTACAGTGCCGAGCTCGAGCGCACCAACCCCGATTCCATGGTCATCGTCGGAAGCGACGGATCCGCGATCTTCGATCCGGAAGCGTTCACCTTCAATGCCGAAATCGCCTCCGACCTCAAGGCCAAGACATTCCTCGCCATCTGCACCATTCCCCGCAACGGCGAACAGGTTAAGGCCACAGTGGACACCTGCACGGCTGAGGTGGAAAAGGCCGGCGGAAAAGTCGCCGGGATCTTCGTCACTGGTTGCACCGACGAGAAGGCCGCCGACGCCAAGGAAGCCCTGAAGGACTCCCCTGTACCCGTCTGGACCATCCCTGCCGTTGACTTCTCCTCCGACTCTGATCCTGATGCCGCCAACAAGGCCGCCAAGGCTTTTGCCGACAACGCCCCGGCCGATGAGGTCGTGGCCGCCGCCCGCACACCGTTCGACGCCCCCACCACCCCATACGCCTTCCAGAACGAGCTGCTGGCCAAGGCCAAGGCCGGCAAGAAGACCATCGTGCTGCCTGAAGGCTCTGAGGACCGCATCATCAAGGCCGCGGACTATCTGCTGCAGCGCGACATCGTCAAGCTCATCATCGTCGGCGACAAGGAAGCCATCCTCGCGCGCGGCAAGGAACTCGGCCTCAATTCGCTTTCCAAGGCGGCCTATCAGCCGATGGACGACGAAGAGGTCCTGAAGCCCATGGTCGCCAAGCTGTGCGAGCTGCGCGCCAAGAAGGGCATGACCGAGGAGCAGGCCCGCAAGCAGCTGACCGACCCGAGCTACTTCGGCACCATGCTGGTCGTACTTGGTAAGGCCGACGGTTTGGTCTCTGGTTCCATCAACTCCACCGCCAACACCGTTCGCCCGGCACTGCAGGTCATCAAGACCAAGCCCGGCGCTTCATTGGTCTCCGGCGCGTTCCTGATGTGCTTCAAGGACCATGTCGCGGTCTTCGCCGATTGCGCCATCAACCTGAACCCGAACGCCGAACAGCTGGCCGACATCGCCATCCAGTCCGCCGACACCGCCCGCGCCTTCGGCGTGGACCCGAAGGTGGGCATGCTCTGCTATTCCACCCTCGGCAGCGGCAAGGGCCCGGATGTCGACCTGGTCGAAGAGGCCACGAAGCTCGTCCACGAGAAGGCCCCGGATCTGCCGGCCGTTGGCTCCATCCAGTTCGACGCCGCCTGGTCGCCCACCGTGGCCGCCACGAAAGCCAAGGGCAACGACGTGGCAGGCCATGTCAACGTCTTTGTCTTCCCGAGCCTGGCCGCCGGCAACATCGCCTACAAGGCCGTGCAGCGCACTTCCGGTGCCACCGCCATCGGCCCGGTGCTGCAAGGCCTCAACAAGCCCGTCAACGACCTCTCACGTGGTGCCCTGGTAGAGGACATCATCAACACGGTCGCCCTCACCGCCGTAGAAGCTCAGCAATGA
- a CDS encoding acetate kinase: MAKTVLVINSGSSSIKYQLVDLETGGALASGLVEKIGEPIDGHYKHEYNGEKHELEEPIKTHADGLKRVLGFFKEYGPDLQESGIVAVGHRVVQGGSVFPQPALVNAKTIQQVKDLAVLAPLHNGPEATGAEVMEQLLPDVPQIFVFDSSFFFQLPKEASTYALNKEVAEKYKIRRYGAHGTSHEYIGSVVPGVVGKPAEGLKQIVLHIGNGASASAQISGRPIDTSMGLTPLEGLVMGGRTGDIDPAAVFHLIRNAHMNVDEIDELFNKKSGMTGMTGYGDMREVDRLISEGNEDAILAMDIYIHRIVGYIGNYTAQMGGVDVITFTAGVGENDNNVRARVCERLAPFGVKLDKAKNDARSKEPRIISTPDSSVIIAVIPTNEELAIAHKADKIATEGKDSYGNVFKK; the protein is encoded by the coding sequence ATGGCGAAAACCGTCCTTGTCATCAATTCCGGTTCCAGCTCGATCAAGTACCAGCTGGTGGATCTCGAAACCGGCGGCGCTCTCGCGAGCGGCCTCGTGGAGAAGATCGGCGAACCCATCGATGGCCATTACAAGCACGAATACAACGGCGAGAAGCACGAGCTCGAAGAGCCCATCAAGACCCACGCCGACGGTTTGAAGCGCGTCCTCGGCTTCTTCAAGGAGTATGGCCCCGATCTTCAGGAATCCGGCATCGTGGCTGTCGGTCACCGCGTGGTGCAGGGTGGTTCCGTCTTCCCGCAGCCGGCGCTCGTCAATGCCAAGACCATTCAGCAGGTCAAGGACCTCGCCGTGCTCGCCCCGCTGCACAACGGCCCTGAGGCCACCGGCGCCGAGGTCATGGAACAACTTCTGCCTGACGTGCCGCAGATCTTCGTCTTCGACTCCTCCTTCTTCTTCCAACTTCCGAAGGAAGCCAGCACGTACGCCTTGAACAAGGAAGTCGCCGAGAAGTACAAGATCCGTCGCTACGGCGCCCATGGCACCAGCCACGAATACATCGGCTCCGTCGTTCCTGGCGTGGTTGGCAAGCCCGCCGAAGGCCTGAAGCAGATCGTGCTGCACATCGGCAACGGCGCTTCCGCCTCCGCGCAGATTTCCGGTCGTCCGATCGACACCTCCATGGGCCTCACACCACTGGAAGGCCTGGTGATGGGCGGACGCACCGGTGACATCGACCCTGCCGCCGTCTTCCATCTCATCCGCAACGCCCACATGAACGTCGACGAGATCGATGAGCTCTTCAACAAGAAGTCCGGCATGACCGGCATGACCGGCTACGGCGACATGCGCGAGGTCGATCGCCTCATCAGCGAAGGCAACGAGGACGCCATTCTCGCCATGGACATCTACATTCATCGCATCGTCGGCTACATCGGCAACTACACCGCTCAGATGGGCGGCGTGGACGTGATCACCTTCACCGCCGGCGTCGGCGAGAACGACAACAACGTGCGCGCCCGCGTCTGCGAGCGTCTCGCGCCGTTCGGCGTGAAGCTCGACAAGGCGAAGAACGACGCCCGTTCCAAGGAACCGCGCATCATCTCCACCCCCGACAGCTCCGTGATCATCGCCGTCATCCCCACCAACGAGGAACTTGCCATCGCCCACAAGGCCGACAAGATCGCGACCGAGGGCAAGGATTCCTACGGCAACGTCTTCAAGAAATGA
- a CDS encoding 3-phosphoshikimate 1-carboxyvinyltransferase, producing the protein MKSSETHAAKAIVDRGRSYRTESQDAASQKAELPDPWPAPLAQGPLNATVVVPGSKSLSNRYLILAALGQKPATISGLLRSRDTDLMAGALRALGVGVKFDETDETRVTVTPPVNGRFKGNVTVFCGLAGTVMRFVPGLALFADGPVRFDGDKQAYARPMHPLLDGLGQLGAHIEYHGEPGFLPFTITPPQSRRFEAQRNGEDPDAMNESGDPAIFQPAKVEIDSSSSSQFISSLLLIGSRLPDGLDLKHTGSKLPSMPHICMTMADVDGAGGKAEMPEIGHWQVAHRELQLPEGVVVEPDLSNAAPFLGAAMIAGGSVSVPNWPTSTTQPGGLLPGILQKMGATVTLEGRPFDDVMADVRGHQRAVPVPRNGTLKVSMDGPIRGLGKNFDMSAAGEIAPSIAALATLADGPSELVGIGHLRGHETNRLAALVTEITRIGAKAEELPDGLAITPVPNDELHGEVMETYADHRMATFAAMIGLAVANTRIRDIATTRKTIPDFPGMWSGMLSQQ; encoded by the coding sequence ATGAAGAGCTCCGAAACCCATGCCGCCAAAGCCATTGTCGATCGCGGAAGGTCATATCGCACAGAATCCCAAGATGCGGCAAGCCAGAAAGCTGAATTACCTGATCCCTGGCCTGCTCCGCTGGCGCAGGGTCCGTTGAACGCGACGGTGGTGGTTCCGGGAAGCAAGTCGTTGTCGAACCGGTATCTCATTTTGGCCGCGCTTGGGCAAAAGCCGGCCACGATTTCGGGTTTGTTGCGCTCACGCGACACGGATCTGATGGCGGGCGCGTTGAGAGCGCTCGGGGTCGGCGTCAAGTTCGATGAGACCGATGAGACGCGCGTGACGGTGACGCCTCCGGTCAATGGCCGGTTCAAGGGGAATGTCACGGTTTTTTGCGGACTTGCGGGCACGGTGATGCGTTTCGTTCCGGGCTTGGCGTTGTTCGCCGATGGTCCTGTGCGTTTTGATGGCGACAAGCAGGCTTACGCGCGGCCAATGCATCCGTTACTCGACGGGCTTGGGCAGTTGGGCGCTCATATCGAATACCACGGCGAGCCCGGTTTTCTGCCATTCACCATCACACCGCCGCAATCACGACGATTTGAAGCGCAAAGGAATGGTGAGGATCCGGACGCCATGAATGAATCCGGTGATCCCGCCATTTTCCAGCCAGCTAAGGTCGAGATCGATTCATCCTCATCCTCGCAGTTCATTTCCAGCTTGCTGCTGATTGGCTCACGCCTACCGGACGGACTCGATCTGAAACATACCGGTAGCAAGCTTCCCAGCATGCCGCACATTTGTATGACAATGGCTGATGTTGATGGGGCTGGAGGAAAGGCTGAGATGCCAGAAATCGGCCATTGGCAGGTCGCCCATCGTGAACTGCAACTGCCTGAAGGGGTAGTGGTGGAGCCGGATCTGTCGAACGCCGCTCCATTCCTGGGCGCCGCGATGATCGCCGGAGGTTCGGTGAGCGTGCCAAATTGGCCGACCTCGACCACTCAGCCAGGTGGGTTGCTTCCGGGTATTCTGCAAAAGATGGGTGCCACGGTCACGTTGGAAGGAAGGCCGTTTGATGATGTCATGGCCGACGTACGTGGACATCAAAGGGCAGTCCCAGTACCCAGAAATGGGACATTGAAGGTTTCGATGGACGGTCCTATTCGAGGGCTGGGCAAGAATTTCGACATGTCGGCGGCGGGGGAGATTGCTCCCAGCATCGCCGCTTTGGCGACGTTGGCCGATGGTCCCAGCGAACTCGTTGGCATCGGCCATCTCCGAGGCCACGAGACGAACCGTCTGGCCGCTCTGGTCACGGAAATCACCCGTATCGGCGCCAAAGCCGAGGAATTGCCGGACGGATTGGCCATCACCCCAGTGCCAAATGACGAGTTGCATGGCGAAGTCATGGAGACCTACGCCGATCATCGCATGGCCACGTTCGCGGCGATGATTGGCCTTGCGGTTGCCAACACCCGCATCCGCGACATCGCGACCACCCGCAAGACCATCCCCGATTTTCCGGGGATGTGGTCCGGGATGCTTTCGCAGCAATAG
- a CDS encoding TipAS antibiotic-recognition domain-containing protein, translating to MHGTSASDGSWTPAERFGLTIGEMSTMFHVSVRMLRHWEDLGLLTPARDASGYRVYGPGDLNRLRRLLIYKELGVPATRIGRLLDAPAPVVIKELKVGRSNLKKKLRHLQRTLDDTDRLIDMAEKGTTMANTETTDSRQNEAKDRWGDTKQWMEFAERETGTDGNTKMKDEQHMRDVEAKLADAKRRGVKPGSDEANELAEEHRASLYYYEVSLPMQVSLGRMYVADKRFKKHYDDIEPGLAQWLHDIIDANAAAQGIDLDNVQWE from the coding sequence TTGCACGGAACAAGCGCAAGCGATGGCTCGTGGACGCCGGCCGAACGATTCGGCCTGACCATCGGAGAAATGTCAACCATGTTCCACGTCAGCGTGCGCATGCTTCGGCACTGGGAAGACCTTGGTCTGCTCACCCCGGCGCGCGATGCCAGCGGCTACCGGGTCTACGGACCCGGCGATCTGAACCGCCTCCGCCGTCTGCTCATCTACAAAGAGCTGGGCGTACCGGCCACACGCATCGGGCGGTTGCTCGACGCGCCCGCGCCAGTTGTCATTAAGGAACTCAAAGTCGGACGCAGCAACCTCAAAAAGAAGCTGCGGCATCTTCAGCGAACCCTTGATGACACCGACCGACTCATCGACATGGCAGAGAAAGGAACGACCATGGCCAATACAGAAACCACCGACTCAAGACAAAATGAGGCCAAAGACCGCTGGGGCGATACGAAACAATGGATGGAATTTGCCGAGCGGGAGACCGGCACGGACGGGAACACCAAAATGAAGGATGAACAACATATGCGCGACGTTGAGGCGAAACTGGCCGACGCCAAGCGCCGCGGCGTCAAGCCCGGTAGCGACGAAGCCAATGAACTCGCCGAGGAACACCGTGCGTCGCTCTACTACTACGAAGTGAGCCTGCCAATGCAGGTGAGCCTCGGCCGGATGTACGTCGCCGACAAGCGTTTCAAGAAGCACTACGACGACATCGAACCCGGCCTGGCCCAATGGCTCCACGACATCATCGATGCCAACGCCGCCGCCCAGGGCATCGATCTTGACAACGTTCAATGGGAATAA
- the yaaA gene encoding peroxide stress protein YaaA gives MHILLPPSEGKAAPTAGPAFDLDRLSFPELNDARKTVLSALIEVSKRDDAAKILKVGAKGTQEILAQRDILSAPCAPAREVYTGVLYKAAQLHRDDDVLIFSGLFGVTRGEDSIPTYRLSMNVSLPGVGALKSFWRNRLASWNPDTGFAGNAGVTVDLRSELYRVTKPNASDENTQWWDIRIANSQNKTISHMAKHYRGLLTRAILDAPAQPVVDVARTLGKVSMKAEDGINHLTLVPSGL, from the coding sequence ATGCATATTCTTCTACCGCCGTCCGAAGGCAAGGCCGCGCCGACCGCAGGGCCGGCGTTTGATTTGGACAGGCTTTCATTTCCGGAACTCAACGACGCCAGAAAAACGGTGTTGTCGGCGTTGATTGAAGTGTCGAAGCGTGATGATGCGGCGAAGATTCTGAAAGTAGGAGCCAAAGGGACGCAGGAGATCCTCGCCCAACGCGACATTCTTTCGGCGCCCTGTGCGCCGGCTCGTGAGGTGTATACAGGAGTGCTATACAAAGCCGCTCAATTGCATCGGGACGATGACGTGTTGATCTTCTCGGGCTTGTTCGGTGTGACTAGGGGCGAGGATTCGATACCGACTTATCGTCTTTCGATGAATGTCTCGCTTCCCGGCGTCGGCGCGTTGAAATCGTTCTGGCGCAATCGGCTTGCAAGCTGGAATCCGGATACCGGTTTTGCTGGTAACGCTGGCGTCACGGTCGACTTACGTTCTGAACTCTATCGAGTGACCAAGCCGAATGCGTCAGATGAAAATACTCAATGGTGGGACATCCGTATCGCCAATTCCCAAAACAAAACCATCTCCCACATGGCCAAGCATTATCGAGGCTTGTTGACGAGAGCCATACTCGACGCTCCCGCCCAACCCGTAGTCGACGTCGCACGCACCCTTGGCAAAGTAAGTATGAAGGCAGAGGATGGCATCAACCATCTGACATTAGTTCCGTCAGGTCTCTAA